A window of the Xenopus laevis strain J_2021 chromosome 9_10L, Xenopus_laevis_v10.1, whole genome shotgun sequence genome harbors these coding sequences:
- the osbpl11.L gene encoding oxysterol binding protein like 11 L homeolog (The RefSeq protein has 1 substitution compared to this genomic sequence) — MQGDIPTMKVSDSEGKTDPTQSPLNHRPSSRGGGSSKAWQYSDHMENISGYLMKYTNLVTGWQFRYFVLNNEAGLLEYFVNEQSRNQKPRGTVQLAGAVISPSDEDSHTFTVNAASGELYKLRGTDAKERQHWVSRLQICTQHHTEAIGKNNPPLKSRSFSLASQGSGNSPGSQRRPSQNAASFFNLGHNRMVPANRRAQLLQPDHLGDVREMMSKVEGQQRDLMRSIEGLPTAGHLGSLDQDLLMLKATSMATLGCLNDCFQMLHQQHIALQRHITPTGTTINWPEAKIPIPNHLKNGEEPSLTEQESKEQELLRGTQVLSDSTLASGEPEDINPEDEVEDECDLKEDDLGAVEEQRSVILHLLSQLKLGMDLTRVVLPTFILEKRSLLEMYADFLSHPDLFLSISGGLTPEERMVRFVEYYLTSFHEGRKGALAKKPYNPIIGETFHCSWSVPKDSLQLSKSSEKPLEAQDQAPHPEDSNKPDCYTIRFVAEQVSHHPPVSGFYAECPERQMCVNTHIWTKSKFMGMSIGVTMIGEGVLYLLEHGEEYTFTLPCAYARSILTVPWVELGGKVNVNCAKSGYSAAITFHTKPFYGGRLHRVTGEVKHNATNSVVCKVQGEWNSVLEFTYSSGETKAIDLTKLPVTRKLVRPVEKQGPFESRRLWKNVTESLSAKDIENATEHKRALEERQRAEERLRAETETPWITKYFTKEGEGWFYNQPLWKSSDSDQ, encoded by the exons ATGCAGGGGGACATACCTACTATGAAGGTGTCTGACAGTGAGGGTAAGACGGACCCCACGCAAAGTCCTCTCAATCATCGGCCTTCCAGTAGAGGAGGTGGGAGCAGCAAAGCCTGGCAGTACAG tgaTCACATGGAGAATATAAGCGGTTACCTGATGAAGTACACTAACTTGGTCACTGGCTGGCAGTTCCG ATATTTTGTGCTGAATAATGAGGCTGGACTGTTAGAATATTTTGTTAATGAGCAGTCCAGGAATCAGAAGCCTAGAGGAACAGTCCAGCTTGCCGGAGCAGTTATTTCACCCAGCGATGAAGATTCCCACACCTTCACAGTTAATGCTGCCAGTGGGGAATTGTACAAGCTAAGAG GAACTGATGCCAAAGAACGCCAGCACTGGGTGAGTCGGCTACAGATCTGCACTCAACACCACACAGAAGCCATTGGTAAG AACAACCCCCCTCTGAAATCCAGAAGCTTCTCACTGGCCTCTCAGGGCAGTGGAAACTCTCCTGGGTCCCAGCGGCGACCCAGCCAAAATGCTGCCTCCTTCTTCAACCTTGGCCATAACAGGATGGTGCCAGCCAACAGAAGAGCTCAGCTGCTGCAGCCAGATCACTTAGGAGATGTGCGAGAG ATGATGAGCAAAGTGGAGGGTCAGCAAAGGGATCTAATGCGCAGCATTGAGGGTCTCCCCACTGCCGGGCACCTAGGTTCACTGGATCAGGATCTTCTCATGCTGAAAGCGACTTCTATGGCCACACTTGGCTGCCTGAATGACTGTTTTCAAATGTTACACCAGCAACATATAGCCCTGCAGAGACACATTACTCCCACAG GTACAACGATCAATTGGCCTGAAGCAAAAATCCCAATCCCTAATCATCTGAAGAATGGGGAGGAGCCCAGTCTCACGGAGCAGGAAAGCAAAGAGCAAGAGCTTCTGAGAGGGACACAGGTCTTATCTGATAGCACCCTGGCTTCTGGG GAACCTGAAGACATAAACCCAGAGGATGAGGTCGAAGACGAGTGTGATCTCAAAGAAGATGACTTGGGAGCTGTGGAGGAACAGCGCAGTGTCATCTTGCATCTCTTATCCCAGCTCAAATTGGGCATGGACCTGACCCGG GTGGTCCTCCCCACATTCATCCTGGAGAAGCGCTCCTTGCTAGAAATGTATGCTGACTTCCTGTCCCACCCAGACCTCTTCCTGTCCATCAGCGGTGGCCTCACTCCTGAGGAACGCATGGTGAGATTCGTGGAGTATTATCTGACCTCCTTCCATGAAGGACGCAAGGGGGCATTGGCCAAAAAGCCATACAACCCCATCATTGGGGAGACATTTCACTGCTCCTGGAGTGTACCCAAAGATTCTCTGCAGCTTTCCAAATCTTCAGAGAAGCCCCTCGAAGCACAGGATCAGGCTCCACATCCGGAAGACTCTAATAAACCGGATTGTTACACCATTAGGTTTGTGGCTGAGCAGGTCTCCCATCACCCTCCGGTCTCTGGGTTCTATGCTGAATGTCCTGAGCGCCAAATGTGCGTCAACACCCACATCTGGACAAAGAGCAAATTCATGGGGATGTCCATTGGAGTGACCATGATTGGAGAAG gagTCCTGTACCTGTTGGAACATGGGGAAGAGTACACATTCACCCTACCTTGTGCATATGCTCGCTCCATTCTCACCGTGCCGTGGGTGGAACTGGGTGGGAAGGTCAATGTGAACTGCGCAAAGTCTGGTTACTCTGCAGCCATCACCTTCCACACAAAGCCTTTCTATGGGGGCAGGTTGCACAG GGTGACTGGGGAAGTGAAGCACAATGCCACTAACAGTGTAGTGTGTAAAGTCCAGGGCGAGTGGAACAGTGTTCTGGAATTCACATACAGCAGCGGGGAAACCAAATCTATTGACCTGACCAAGTTGCCGGTGACAAGAAAATTGGTGCGTCCTGTGGAGAAGCAGGGCCCATTCGAGTCCAG GCGTCTGTGGAAAAATGTTACTGAGTCTTTGAGTGCAAAGGATATAGAAAACGCAACAGAGCACAAGCGAGCCCTGGAGGAGAGACAGAGGGCAGAGGAGAGGCTCCGAGCAGAGACTGAGACTCCATGGATCACAAAATACTTCACAAAGGAG GGAGAGGGATGGTTCTACAACCAGCCCCTATGGAAAAGTTCAGACTCGGACCAGTAA
- the osbpl11.L gene encoding oxysterol binding protein like 11 L homeolog isoform X1 produces the protein MQGDIPTMKVSDSEGKTDPTQSPLNHRPSSRGGGSSKAWQYSDHMENISGYLMKYTNLVTGWQFRYFVLNNEAGLLEYFVNEQSRNQKPRGTVQLAGAVISPSDEDSHTFTVNAASGELYKLRGTDAKERQHWVSRLQICTQHHTEAIGKNNPPLKSRSFSLASQGSGNSPGSQRRPSQNAASFFNLGHNRMVPANRRAQLLQPDHLGDVREMMSKVEGQQRDLMRSIEGLPTAGHLGSLDQDLLMLKATSMATLGCLNDCFQMLHQQHIALQRHITPTGTTINWPEAKIPIPNHLKNGEEPSLTEQESKEQELLRGTQVLSDSTLASGEPEDINPEDEVEDECDLKEDDLGAVEEQRSVILHLLSQLKLGMDLTRVVLPTFILEKRSLLEMYADFLSHPDLFLSISGGLTPEERMVRFVEYYLTSFHEGRKGALAKKPYNPIIGETFHCSWSVPKDSLQLSKSSEKPLEAQDQAPHPEDSNKPDCYTIRFVAEQVSHHPPVSGFYAECPERQMCVNTHIWTKSKFMGMSIGVTMIGEGVLYLLEHGEEYTFTLPCAYARSILTVPWVELGGKVNVNCAKSGYSAAITFHTKPFYGGRLHRVTGEVKHNATNSVVCKVQGEWNSVLEFTYSSGETKSIDLTKLPVTRKLVRPVEKQGPFESRRLWKNVTESLSAKDIENATEHKRALEERQRAEERLRAETETPWITKYFTKEGEGWFYNQPLWKSSDSDQ, from the exons ATGCAGGGGGACATACCTACTATGAAGGTGTCTGACAGTGAGGGTAAGACGGACCCCACGCAAAGTCCTCTCAATCATCGGCCTTCCAGTAGAGGAGGTGGGAGCAGCAAAGCCTGGCAGTACAG tgaTCACATGGAGAATATAAGCGGTTACCTGATGAAGTACACTAACTTGGTCACTGGCTGGCAGTTCCG ATATTTTGTGCTGAATAATGAGGCTGGACTGTTAGAATATTTTGTTAATGAGCAGTCCAGGAATCAGAAGCCTAGAGGAACAGTCCAGCTTGCCGGAGCAGTTATTTCACCCAGCGATGAAGATTCCCACACCTTCACAGTTAATGCTGCCAGTGGGGAATTGTACAAGCTAAGAG GAACTGATGCCAAAGAACGCCAGCACTGGGTGAGTCGGCTACAGATCTGCACTCAACACCACACAGAAGCCATTGGTAAG AACAACCCCCCTCTGAAATCCAGAAGCTTCTCACTGGCCTCTCAGGGCAGTGGAAACTCTCCTGGGTCCCAGCGGCGACCCAGCCAAAATGCTGCCTCCTTCTTCAACCTTGGCCATAACAGGATGGTGCCAGCCAACAGAAGAGCTCAGCTGCTGCAGCCAGATCACTTAGGAGATGTGCGAGAG ATGATGAGCAAAGTGGAGGGTCAGCAAAGGGATCTAATGCGCAGCATTGAGGGTCTCCCCACTGCCGGGCACCTAGGTTCACTGGATCAGGATCTTCTCATGCTGAAAGCGACTTCTATGGCCACACTTGGCTGCCTGAATGACTGTTTTCAAATGTTACACCAGCAACATATAGCCCTGCAGAGACACATTACTCCCACAG GTACAACGATCAATTGGCCTGAAGCAAAAATCCCAATCCCTAATCATCTGAAGAATGGGGAGGAGCCCAGTCTCACGGAGCAGGAAAGCAAAGAGCAAGAGCTTCTGAGAGGGACACAGGTCTTATCTGATAGCACCCTGGCTTCTGGG GAACCTGAAGACATAAACCCAGAGGATGAGGTCGAAGACGAGTGTGATCTCAAAGAAGATGACTTGGGAGCTGTGGAGGAACAGCGCAGTGTCATCTTGCATCTCTTATCCCAGCTCAAATTGGGCATGGACCTGACCCGG GTGGTCCTCCCCACATTCATCCTGGAGAAGCGCTCCTTGCTAGAAATGTATGCTGACTTCCTGTCCCACCCAGACCTCTTCCTGTCCATCAGCGGTGGCCTCACTCCTGAGGAACGCATGGTGAGATTCGTGGAGTATTATCTGACCTCCTTCCATGAAGGACGCAAGGGGGCATTGGCCAAAAAGCCATACAACCCCATCATTGGGGAGACATTTCACTGCTCCTGGAGTGTACCCAAAGATTCTCTGCAGCTTTCCAAATCTTCAGAGAAGCCCCTCGAAGCACAGGATCAGGCTCCACATCCGGAAGACTCTAATAAACCGGATTGTTACACCATTAGGTTTGTGGCTGAGCAGGTCTCCCATCACCCTCCGGTCTCTGGGTTCTATGCTGAATGTCCTGAGCGCCAAATGTGCGTCAACACCCACATCTGGACAAAGAGCAAATTCATGGGGATGTCCATTGGAGTGACCATGATTGGAGAAG gagTCCTGTACCTGTTGGAACATGGGGAAGAGTACACATTCACCCTACCTTGTGCATATGCTCGCTCCATTCTCACCGTGCCGTGGGTGGAACTGGGTGGGAAGGTCAATGTGAACTGCGCAAAGTCTGGTTACTCTGCAGCCATCACCTTCCACACAAAGCCTTTCTATGGGGGCAGGTTGCACAG GGTGACTGGGGAAGTGAAGCACAATGCCACTAACAGTGTAGTGTGTAAAGTCCAGGGCGAGTGGAACAGTGTTCTGGAATTCACATACAGCAGCGGGGAAACCAAATCTATTGACCTGACCAAGTTGCCGGTGACAAGAAAATTGGTGCGTCCTGTGGAGAAGCAGGGCCCATTCGAGTCCAG GCGTCTGTGGAAAAATGTTACTGAGTCTTTGAGTGCAAAGGATATAGAAAACGCAACAGAGCACAAGCGAGCCCTGGAGGAGAGACAGAGGGCAGAGGAGAGGCTCCGAGCAGAGACTGAGACTCCATGGATCACAAAATACTTCACAAAGGAG GGAGAGGGATGGTTCTACAACCAGCCCCTATGGAAAAGTTCAGACTCGGACCAGTAA